The following coding sequences lie in one Oscillatoria salina IIICB1 genomic window:
- the atpA gene encoding F0F1 ATP synthase subunit alpha, translating to MISIRPDEISSIIRQQIESYDQEVQVSNVGTVLQVGDGIARIYGLDKVMASELVEFEDGTVGIALNLEEDNVGAVLMGTGRDIQEGSTVKATGKIAQIPVGDATIGRVVDALARPIDGKGDIHTSDSRLLESGAPGIIERRSVYEPLQTGITAIDAMIPIGRGQRELIIGDRQTGKTAVAVDTILNQKGGDVICVYVAIGQKASTVAQIVGVLEERGAMDYTIVVAANANDPATLQYLAPYTGATLAEYFMYKGKATLVIYDDLSKQAQAYRQMSLLLRRPPGREAYPGDVFYLHSRLLERAAKLSNELGEGSMTALPIIETQAGDVSAYIPTNVISITDGQIFLSSDLFNAGFRPAINAGISVSRVGSAAQTKAMKQVAGKLKLELAQFAELEAFSQFASDLDKATQDQLARGQRLREVLKQPQYSPLSVPEQVAIVYAGINGYLDEIPLEKVTAFTKGMRDYLKNSKQRFVEIINTEKKLTDEAENLLKEAIKEYKQTFAASA from the coding sequence ATGATTAGCATTAGACCAGACGAAATTAGCAGCATTATTCGCCAGCAAATTGAATCCTACGACCAAGAAGTTCAGGTTTCTAATGTGGGTACGGTTCTCCAAGTAGGAGATGGTATTGCCCGGATTTATGGTCTGGACAAAGTAATGGCAAGCGAACTGGTGGAGTTTGAAGATGGTACTGTGGGTATCGCTTTGAACTTAGAAGAAGATAACGTCGGTGCCGTATTGATGGGTACGGGTCGCGATATCCAAGAAGGTAGTACTGTAAAAGCTACGGGTAAAATCGCTCAGATTCCTGTAGGGGATGCGACGATCGGGAGAGTGGTAGATGCTCTGGCTCGTCCGATTGATGGTAAAGGCGATATTCATACTAGCGACAGTCGTTTGCTTGAATCGGGCGCACCGGGAATTATCGAGCGCCGTTCGGTATACGAACCACTGCAAACGGGTATTACTGCGATTGACGCGATGATCCCCATTGGGCGGGGTCAACGGGAGTTGATTATTGGCGATCGCCAAACTGGAAAAACGGCGGTAGCTGTGGATACGATCCTCAACCAAAAAGGCGGAGATGTAATTTGCGTCTACGTGGCGATCGGTCAAAAAGCTTCGACTGTGGCTCAGATTGTTGGCGTCCTCGAAGAAAGAGGCGCGATGGATTACACGATTGTGGTTGCGGCAAATGCTAACGATCCCGCAACTCTGCAATACCTCGCTCCTTACACGGGCGCAACCTTGGCAGAATATTTTATGTACAAGGGTAAGGCGACGTTGGTAATTTATGATGACTTGTCTAAGCAAGCCCAAGCTTATCGCCAAATGTCGTTGTTGCTGCGTCGTCCTCCCGGACGCGAAGCTTATCCTGGAGATGTATTTTATCTCCACTCTCGCTTGTTAGAGCGGGCAGCGAAATTGAGTAACGAGTTGGGTGAAGGTAGTATGACTGCCCTGCCGATTATTGAAACTCAAGCAGGTGACGTTTCCGCTTATATTCCGACGAACGTAATTTCAATTACTGACGGTCAGATTTTCTTGTCTTCTGACTTGTTTAACGCAGGTTTCCGTCCCGCAATTAACGCTGGTATTTCCGTATCTCGCGTAGGTTCGGCAGCACAAACCAAGGCAATGAAACAAGTAGCTGGTAAATTGAAGCTAGAATTGGCTCAGTTTGCGGAATTAGAAGCATTTTCTCAGTTTGCTTCGGATTTGGATAAAGCTACCCAAGACCAGTTGGCGCGAGGTCAGCGCTTACGGGAAGTATTGAAACAGCCGCAATATTCGCCTTTGTCTGTACCAGAGCAAGTAGCGATCGTTTATGCCGGAATTAACGGTTATCTGGATGAGATTCCGTTGGAAAAAGTAACTGCTTTTACTAAAGGAATGCGGGACTACTTGAAAAACAGCAAGCAGCGCTTTGTCGAGATTATCAATACCGAGAAGAAGCTGACTGACGAAGCCGAAAATCTGCTCAAAGAAGCAATTAAGGAATACAAACAAACCTTCGCAGCTTCAGCGTAA